A genomic window from Gossypium hirsutum isolate 1008001.06 chromosome D12, Gossypium_hirsutum_v2.1, whole genome shotgun sequence includes:
- the LOC107946268 gene encoding chlorophyll a-b binding protein 7, chloroplastic has product MASVCASSAIAAVAISSPSSQRSGSVVRTTKASFLTGKKLRSVKKYTKPAAARTVPVCAVADPDRPLWFPGSTPPPWLDGSLPGDFGFDPLGLGSDPETLRWNVQAELVHCRWAMLGAAGIFIPEFLTKIGILNTPSWYSAGTEEYFTDTTTLFIVELIFIGWAEGRRWADILKPGCVNTDPIFPNNKLTGTDVGYPGGLWFDPLGWGTGSPEKIKELRTKEIKNGRLAMLAVIGAWFQHIYTGTGPIDNLFDHLADPGHATIFAAFTPK; this is encoded by the exons ATGGCCTCTGTTTGTGCTTCTTCTGCCATTGCAGCCGTTGCCATCTCATCCCCCAG TTCCCAGAGGAGTGGATCAGTAGTGAGGACAACAAAGGCTTCTTTCCTTACAGGGAAGAAACTTCGATCAGTCAAAAAGTACACAAAACCAGCAGCAGCCCGAACAGTTCCGGTGTGTGCAGTGGCTGACCCCGACCGACCTCTTTGGTTCCCAGGCAGTACTCCTCCTCCATGGCTCGATGGCAGCCTCCCTGGAGACTTCGGTTTTGATCCTCTAGGCCTTG gATCAGACCCTGAGACCTTGAGATGGAACGTACAGGCAGAGCTCGTCCATTGCAGATGGGCAATGTTAGGAGCCGCTGGGATTTTCATCCCAGAGTTCCTAACCAAAATTGGCATTTTAAACACTCCATCATGGTACTCTGCTGGAACCGAGGAATACTTCACTGACACCACCACCCTCTTCATCGTTGAGCTTATTTTCATCGGGTGGGCAGAAGGGAGAAGATGGGCTGACATTCTCAAGCCTGGGTGCGTAAACACCGACCCCATCTTCCCTAACAACAAGCTCACGGGCACCGATGTTGGGTACCCTGGTGGGCTGTGGTTCGATCCTCTTGGTTGGGGAACTGGCTCCCCTGAGAAGATCAAGGAATTGAGGACTAAAGAGATCAAGAATGGTCGATTGGCTATGTTGGCGGTAATAGGTGCTTGGTTCCAACACATCTATACCGGCACTGGACCCATTGACAACCTTTTCGACCACCTCGCCGATCCTGGTCACGCCACCATTTTTGCT GCTTTCACTCCCAAGTGA